A window of the Polaribacter sp. HaHaR_3_91 genome harbors these coding sequences:
- a CDS encoding sensor histidine kinase: protein MNSFTLITIIIIYLAVLFYIAFFAEKKRQSKWVNNPYVYTLSLAVYCSAWTYYGSVGIAATSGILFLPIYLGPVIAAPLWIIVLRKIIRISKQHKISSIADFISLRYGNNRFLGALVTVVCLFGTLPYISLQLKAVSETFEIMSDETSYVSTSIFDDSTFYVALLLAIFAAFFGTQNTDASEKHKGIVATVAFESVLKLVFFFIIGGYITFYLFDGTTDIYNKISKTENFKELTTLSGLEDGFNWFFMIALSFMSIFLLPRQFQVTVLENNREKHLKKAIWLFPLYLLLFNIFVIFIAWAGKLTFGTTKNAEYYSLLLPLENGNSFLATLVFLGGFSAVISMVVVSTLALSTMVSNNLIIPYGFLDKFIKNQPERNSKYIKNIRRISIFSIIIFAYFFYVSFSKELSLFSIGLISFVIIAQLAPSFFIGLFWNRGSSRAAIIGIIIGFFIASYSLVLPFILQAITGKADFTQYGLFGIEALRPNALFGIDFLSPPAHAFFWSLTFNLMSYLVFSLVSKGNYRERNYAEMFVDSRSFTSLQESAFVWKGEAYVSDIKNVLVRFLGDERATRALKIFFMKYKLPSDTQLGDARLINFSEKLLTGSIGSASAKILIASVVKEEQISLVEVLKILEESKENIVNNKVLLEKSNELSQLSSKLKDANKELISKDKQKDEFLDTVAHELKTPITGIRAATELLMDEEDDMPKEVKAQFLKNILQDSERLGRLIHNILDFEKLETGRLHLDLEYVDIQKTISKAIGSITQIATKKGVKIVVKNLHTFKVNYDEDRILQVLTNLISNSIKFCQQETGKIEIDYKLGNAVVEISVTDNGKGIPEEDHEFIFDKFYQSKHQNTRKPQGSGLGLAITKQIVDKHNGEIWAKKGVKNGATFVFTIPFK from the coding sequence ATGAATAGTTTTACTTTAATAACCATCATTATTATCTATTTAGCAGTGTTGTTTTACATTGCCTTTTTTGCTGAAAAAAAACGACAAAGCAAGTGGGTTAATAATCCTTATGTGTATACTTTGTCTCTAGCAGTCTATTGTTCTGCTTGGACCTATTACGGAAGCGTAGGTATTGCAGCTACTTCTGGCATTCTCTTTTTGCCTATTTATTTAGGTCCTGTTATTGCAGCTCCTTTATGGATTATCGTACTTCGAAAAATTATTAGAATATCTAAACAGCATAAAATTTCTTCCATTGCAGATTTTATTTCTTTACGCTACGGAAACAATCGATTTTTAGGAGCATTGGTAACTGTTGTGTGTCTTTTCGGAACATTGCCATACATTTCTTTACAGTTAAAAGCTGTTTCTGAGACCTTTGAAATCATGTCTGATGAAACAAGTTATGTTTCAACTTCTATTTTTGATGACTCTACCTTTTACGTTGCTTTATTGTTGGCTATTTTTGCCGCCTTTTTTGGTACTCAAAATACAGATGCGTCAGAAAAACACAAAGGAATTGTTGCTACAGTTGCTTTTGAATCGGTTTTAAAATTAGTTTTTTTCTTTATTATTGGAGGGTATATTACTTTTTACTTATTTGATGGTACCACAGATATTTATAATAAAATTTCGAAAACAGAAAACTTTAAAGAACTGACTACTTTAAGCGGATTAGAAGATGGTTTTAATTGGTTTTTTATGATTGCTTTATCTTTTATGTCTATCTTTTTATTACCACGCCAGTTTCAAGTAACGGTTTTAGAAAATAATAGAGAAAAACATTTAAAAAAGGCAATTTGGTTGTTTCCATTGTATTTATTACTGTTTAATATCTTTGTTATTTTTATAGCTTGGGCAGGTAAATTAACTTTCGGAACTACAAAAAATGCAGAATACTATTCTTTATTACTTCCGTTAGAAAATGGAAATTCATTTTTAGCTACGCTTGTTTTTTTAGGTGGTTTTTCAGCCGTTATTTCTATGGTGGTGGTTTCTACGTTGGCATTGTCTACCATGGTAAGTAATAACTTAATTATCCCTTATGGGTTTTTAGATAAGTTTATAAAGAACCAACCAGAGCGTAACTCTAAGTACATTAAAAATATTCGTCGTATTTCTATTTTTTCTATTATAATTTTTGCATATTTCTTTTATGTATCGTTTTCAAAAGAACTTTCTTTATTTTCAATAGGATTAATTTCTTTTGTAATCATCGCTCAATTAGCACCTTCTTTTTTTATTGGTCTCTTCTGGAATCGAGGTTCTTCAAGAGCAGCCATTATCGGAATTATAATAGGTTTTTTTATAGCTTCTTATTCTTTGGTCTTGCCATTTATTTTACAAGCTATCACAGGTAAAGCAGATTTTACGCAATATGGTTTATTTGGTATTGAAGCTTTAAGACCAAATGCACTATTTGGTATTGATTTTTTAAGTCCGCCAGCTCATGCGTTTTTCTGGAGTCTAACATTTAATTTGATGAGTTATTTAGTGTTTTCATTAGTTTCTAAAGGAAATTATAGAGAACGAAATTACGCAGAAATGTTTGTAGATAGTAGAAGCTTTACATCCCTTCAAGAAAGTGCGTTTGTTTGGAAAGGGGAGGCTTATGTGTCGGATATTAAAAATGTATTGGTTCGTTTTTTAGGTGATGAACGCGCTACTCGTGCCCTTAAAATATTTTTCATGAAGTATAAATTACCATCAGACACACAATTAGGAGATGCTCGTTTAATTAATTTCTCAGAAAAATTATTGACAGGAAGTATTGGTTCTGCATCTGCAAAAATTTTGATTGCAAGTGTCGTAAAAGAAGAACAAATTAGTTTGGTTGAGGTGTTAAAAATTTTAGAAGAATCTAAAGAGAATATTGTAAACAATAAGGTTTTACTAGAAAAGTCTAATGAATTATCTCAGTTATCCTCAAAATTAAAAGATGCAAATAAAGAGTTGATTAGTAAAGACAAGCAAAAAGATGAGTTTTTAGACACGGTTGCTCATGAGCTTAAAACCCCAATTACAGGGATTCGTGCGGCAACAGAATTGTTGATGGATGAAGAGGATGACATGCCTAAAGAAGTAAAAGCGCAATTTTTGAAAAACATCCTTCAAGATTCTGAACGTTTAGGACGCTTAATTCATAATATTTTAGATTTTGAAAAGCTAGAAACAGGACGATTACATCTAGATTTAGAATATGTAGATATTCAAAAAACTATTTCCAAAGCGATTGGAAGTATTACTCAAATTGCCACAAAAAAGGGCGTGAAAATAGTGGTGAAGAATTTACATACTTTTAAAGTGAATTATGATGAAGATAGAATTTTACAAGTATTAACCAATTTAATATCTAATTCCATTAAGTTTTGTCAACAAGAAACCGGTAAAATTGAAATAGATTATAAATTAGGAAATGCTGTTGTAGAAATCTCCGTAACAGATAATGGTAAAGGAATTCCTGAAGAAGACCATGAGTTTATTTTTGATAAATTTTATCAATCTAAACATCAAAATACTAGAAAGCCACAAGGTAGTGGATTGGGGTTGGCAATAACCAAGCAAATAGTAGATAAGCATAACGGAGAAATTTGGGCAAAAAAAGGTGTTAAAAATGGAGCAACATTTGTTTTTACCATCCCTTTTAAGTAA
- a CDS encoding phospholipid scramblase-related protein produces MNSNFFDLKTYFIDEKVNIFKFKNCYKVFNDKGNEVGSVNQKLTSGQKAIRLLLNKTMLPFQLEINDASGNLQASIFRGWTFFMSTIRIDDAKGNTIGSIKQKFKLLKPTFKIYNKSEELVAVITGDMKAWNFQINDASDKEIGTITKKWNGALKEVFTTADKYKVDLNAGFTDEANKIVILSSAITIDIVWRESR; encoded by the coding sequence ATGAATTCAAATTTTTTTGATTTAAAGACTTATTTTATTGACGAAAAAGTCAATATTTTTAAGTTTAAAAATTGTTATAAAGTATTTAACGATAAAGGAAATGAGGTTGGTTCTGTAAATCAAAAACTTACTTCAGGACAAAAAGCGATTAGATTATTATTAAACAAAACGATGCTGCCTTTTCAGCTAGAAATAAATGATGCGTCAGGAAATTTACAAGCATCTATATTTAGAGGTTGGACTTTCTTTATGTCTACAATTCGTATTGATGATGCAAAAGGCAATACTATTGGTAGCATAAAACAAAAATTTAAATTATTAAAACCAACTTTTAAAATTTATAACAAATCCGAAGAACTTGTTGCTGTAATTACTGGAGACATGAAAGCTTGGAACTTTCAAATAAATGATGCTTCTGATAAAGAAATAGGAACCATAACTAAAAAATGGAATGGAGCTTTAAAAGAAGTTTTTACCACAGCAGACAAGTATAAAGTAGATTTAAATGCAGGTTTTACTGATGAAGCCAATAAAATAGTAATTCTGTCTAGTGCAATAACTATAGATATCGTTTGGAGAGAAAGTAGATAA
- a CDS encoding AraC family transcriptional regulator: MSHLLHQHKKYRKLTTLVENRTTYNADYAELNIYETHKYAEKVALKFDFPIIASMLTGKKIMHIDGIPSFDFYPGESVVMPRNKEMIIDFPLAKKDNPTQCLALGIDGTKINEVVGRFNQHVAIENKNNTWSLDKSSSHLTNNNDVNQLIKRLTYTFTNNNTSKDVLLDLMIQELIVRLLQTKAKSILLNDEPLFNDTRIGMVIKYIKENLTNKNINVDVLAKKAHMSASHFHKKFKNTLGISPIDFLNSEKIKFAKKLIKESKDFRMSEIAFKAGFNNTSYFNRQFKKMELMTPQQFKKSINS, from the coding sequence ATGAGTCATTTATTACATCAACATAAAAAATATAGAAAACTAACTACACTTGTAGAAAATAGAACGACTTACAATGCAGATTATGCTGAACTAAATATTTACGAAACTCATAAATATGCAGAAAAAGTGGCTTTAAAATTCGATTTTCCAATTATTGCGAGTATGCTTACCGGAAAAAAAATAATGCATATAGACGGTATTCCTTCTTTTGATTTTTATCCTGGAGAATCTGTTGTTATGCCTAGAAATAAGGAAATGATTATTGATTTTCCGTTGGCAAAAAAAGACAATCCTACACAATGTTTAGCTTTAGGAATTGATGGAACTAAGATTAACGAGGTTGTAGGTAGATTTAATCAACATGTTGCCATTGAAAACAAGAATAATACTTGGAGTTTAGATAAAAGCAGTAGCCATTTAACGAACAATAACGACGTTAATCAACTTATAAAAAGATTAACCTACACTTTTACCAATAACAATACCTCTAAAGATGTTTTGTTAGATTTAATGATTCAAGAACTTATTGTAAGGCTTTTACAAACCAAGGCAAAATCTATTTTATTAAATGATGAACCACTTTTTAACGACACCAGAATAGGCATGGTTATTAAGTATATAAAAGAAAATTTAACCAATAAAAACATTAATGTAGATGTGTTAGCAAAAAAAGCACACATGAGTGCTTCTCATTTTCATAAAAAGTTTAAAAATACTTTAGGCATTTCTCCTATTGATTTTTTAAACTCTGAAAAAATAAAATTTGCTAAAAAATTAATCAAAGAATCTAAAGATTTTAGAATGTCGGAAATTGCTTTTAAAGCTGGTTTTAACAATACCAGTTATTTTAACAGACAATTTAAAAAGATGGAATTGATGACTCCCCAACAATTTAAGAAGTCTATAAATTCTTAA
- a CDS encoding sodium:solute symporter family protein has product MSVQTWTWLLVGITFALYFGIAIWARAGSTKEFYVAGGGVSPLANGMATAADWMSAASFISMAGIISFAGYDGSVYLMGWTGGYVLLALLLAPYLRKFGKFTVPDFIGDRYYSNTARTVAVICALIVSFTYVAGQMRGVGIVFSQFLQVDIVYGVLIGMTVVLVFALLGGMKGITYTQVAQYCVLIFAFMVPAFFISVQMTGNLIPQIGMGGTVEDGTFLLDKLDTLHTQLGFKEYTSGSKSTWDIFAITLALMAGTAGLPHVIVRFFTVPKVKDARKSAGYALLLIAILYTTAPAIAVFSRTNLIETVSEKEYSEIPVWFKNWEDTGLISWTDKNGDGKIQYVAGNALDGKKPVYTEDRGTFGERLISNADLDAKNELYVDRDIMVLANPEIAQLPNWVIGLVAAGGLAAALSTAAGLLLVISTSVSHDLIKKQLKPDISDKAELTAARISIFVAILIAGYFGINPPGFVAAVVALAFGLAAASFFPAIVLGIFDKKMNKEGAISGMVVGIVLMLFYMMKFKLDMFGGGTEEDWWFGTSPEGFGTIAMFVNVVISVVVSRMTAAPPQDVQEMVESIRIPSGAGEASDH; this is encoded by the coding sequence ATGAGTGTACAAACTTGGACTTGGTTATTAGTAGGAATTACTTTTGCCCTTTATTTCGGAATCGCAATTTGGGCTAGAGCAGGCTCTACAAAAGAATTTTATGTAGCTGGCGGAGGGGTTTCTCCTTTAGCAAATGGTATGGCAACCGCGGCAGATTGGATGAGTGCTGCCTCATTTATTAGTATGGCAGGTATTATTTCCTTTGCGGGTTATGATGGCTCTGTTTATCTAATGGGATGGACTGGTGGTTACGTGTTGTTAGCATTATTATTAGCTCCCTATTTACGTAAGTTTGGTAAGTTTACAGTACCCGATTTTATTGGAGATAGATATTACTCTAATACCGCAAGAACAGTGGCTGTAATTTGTGCTTTAATTGTTTCTTTTACGTATGTAGCCGGACAAATGAGAGGTGTAGGAATTGTTTTTTCACAATTTTTACAGGTTGATATTGTGTATGGAGTTTTAATAGGTATGACTGTAGTTTTAGTTTTTGCTCTTTTAGGAGGGATGAAAGGAATTACATATACGCAAGTAGCGCAGTATTGTGTATTGATTTTTGCTTTTATGGTACCCGCATTTTTTATCTCTGTTCAAATGACCGGGAATTTAATTCCTCAAATAGGAATGGGAGGAACGGTAGAAGATGGTACTTTTCTTTTAGATAAATTAGATACACTACACACTCAATTAGGGTTTAAGGAATATACTTCTGGTTCTAAATCTACTTGGGATATTTTTGCAATTACATTAGCCTTAATGGCGGGAACAGCAGGTTTACCTCATGTTATTGTTCGTTTTTTTACTGTTCCTAAAGTAAAGGATGCACGTAAATCTGCAGGTTATGCGTTGCTTTTAATCGCTATTTTATATACTACGGCTCCAGCAATTGCTGTTTTCTCTAGAACTAATTTAATTGAAACGGTTAGTGAAAAAGAATATTCAGAGATACCTGTTTGGTTTAAGAATTGGGAAGATACAGGCTTAATTTCTTGGACGGATAAAAATGGAGATGGTAAAATTCAATATGTTGCAGGAAACGCATTAGATGGTAAGAAACCAGTGTACACAGAAGATAGAGGTACGTTTGGAGAAAGATTAATTTCAAACGCAGATTTAGATGCTAAAAACGAATTGTATGTAGATAGAGATATTATGGTATTGGCAAATCCAGAAATAGCACAATTACCAAATTGGGTAATCGGGTTGGTTGCGGCAGGTGGGTTAGCAGCAGCATTATCTACAGCTGCAGGTTTGTTATTAGTGATTTCTACATCAGTTTCTCATGATTTAATTAAAAAACAATTAAAACCAGACATTTCAGACAAAGCAGAGTTAACGGCAGCAAGAATATCCATTTTTGTAGCAATTTTAATTGCAGGGTATTTTGGTATCAATCCGCCAGGGTTTGTTGCTGCGGTAGTTGCACTCGCATTCGGTTTGGCAGCAGCTTCTTTCTTTCCTGCGATTGTTTTAGGAATTTTTGATAAAAAAATGAATAAAGAAGGGGCCATTTCAGGGATGGTAGTTGGTATTGTGTTAATGCTTTTTTACATGATGAAGTTTAAATTAGACATGTTTGGTGGTGGTACAGAAGAAGATTGGTGGTTTGGTACTTCTCCAGAGGGGTTTGGTACAATTGCAATGTTTGTTAATGTGGTTATTTCAGTAGTGGTTTCTAGAATGACTGCGGCTCCACCACAAGATGTACAGGAAATGGTAGAAAGTATAAGAATACCTTCTGGAGCCGGAGAAGCTTCAGATCATTAA
- a CDS encoding DUF4212 domain-containing protein: MSDKQENASAYWKENIKYLTILLIIWFVVSFGCGILFREALDTIRLGGFKLGFWFAQQGSIYVFVILIFVYIRLMNKLDKKYGFDE; encoded by the coding sequence ATGAGTGATAAACAAGAAAACGCTTCTGCGTATTGGAAAGAGAACATTAAGTATTTAACAATATTACTTATAATATGGTTTGTGGTATCCTTTGGATGCGGAATTTTATTCCGAGAAGCCCTAGATACAATTAGACTTGGAGGCTTTAAATTAGGTTTCTGGTTTGCCCAACAGGGATCTATTTATGTATTTGTAATTTTAATTTTCGTTTACATACGGTTAATGAATAAACTAGATAAAAAATATGGTTTCGACGAGTAA
- a CDS encoding TerC family protein, producing MLGIIFTLLMLVLLQAVLGFDNLLYISLESKKAPEADQKRVRKTGILIAIVLRIVLLFILVSIIDFFQEPFSFLSGGIENIIHFAFNGHSIIVLLGGGFIIFTAIKEIWHMISTKGMEVSEMMANKSTKSSNAVITSIVIMNLVFSFDSILAAIGLTSEIENETTAFIVMAIAIVISGLIMLVMADKISTFLSKNRMYEVLGLFILFIVGIMLVTEGGHLAHIKLFGEEIVPMSKTTFYFVLAILIIVDVVQGKYQKNLAKAKK from the coding sequence ATGTTAGGAATTATTTTTACCTTATTAATGCTAGTGCTTTTACAAGCCGTTTTAGGATTTGACAACCTACTTTATATTTCTTTAGAATCTAAAAAAGCGCCAGAAGCAGATCAAAAAAGAGTTCGAAAAACAGGAATCTTAATCGCCATCGTTTTAAGAATTGTGCTGCTTTTTATATTGGTTTCAATCATCGATTTTTTTCAAGAACCTTTCTCTTTTTTATCCGGAGGAATAGAAAATATTATCCATTTTGCTTTTAACGGACATAGTATTATAGTTTTATTAGGTGGTGGATTCATTATTTTTACCGCTATAAAAGAGATTTGGCATATGATTTCTACTAAAGGAATGGAAGTCTCAGAAATGATGGCTAATAAAAGTACAAAATCGTCTAACGCAGTAATTACAAGTATTGTTATTATGAACTTGGTTTTTTCTTTTGATTCTATTTTAGCTGCAATTGGACTTACAAGTGAAATAGAGAATGAAACAACTGCTTTTATTGTAATGGCAATTGCAATTGTAATTAGTGGTTTAATTATGCTAGTTATGGCTGATAAAATTTCTACTTTTTTATCTAAAAACAGAATGTACGAAGTACTTGGCTTGTTTATCCTTTTTATAGTTGGAATTATGCTAGTTACAGAAGGCGGACATTTAGCACACATTAAACTTTTTGGAGAAGAAATTGTACCAATGAGTAAAACAACCTTCTATTTTGTATTGGCAATTTTAATTATTGTTGATGTTGTACAAGGAAAATATCAAAAGAACTTAGCGAAAGCTAAGAAATAA
- a CDS encoding DUF779 domain-containing protein — protein sequence MERVAITEEAAKILEQLKEKHSELIFHQSGGCCDGSAPMILEKEDFYLDESDILLGTLNGVNFYMNQDQFEYWKHTHLTVDITEGRGASFSLEIPLGLRFFINSRLFTKEEASFFGN from the coding sequence ATGGAAAGAGTAGCAATTACAGAAGAAGCAGCAAAAATATTAGAGCAATTAAAAGAAAAACATAGCGAATTAATTTTTCATCAAAGTGGTGGCTGTTGTGATGGTTCTGCACCGATGATTTTAGAGAAAGAAGATTTTTATTTAGACGAGAGTGATATTTTATTGGGAACTTTAAACGGTGTTAATTTTTATATGAATCAAGACCAATTTGAGTATTGGAAACACACACATTTAACAGTTGATATAACGGAGGGTAGAGGGGCTAGTTTTTCTTTAGAAATACCATTAGGACTTCGGTTTTTTATTAACTCTAGATTATTTACGAAAGAGGAAGCTTCCTTTTTTGGAAATTAA
- a CDS encoding helix-turn-helix domain-containing protein, whose amino-acid sequence MTIDLCPNCSSDSYIKSGIVNNRQRYKCKKCNYFFTVNKIGKKIDDYYVNKSLQLYLEGLTYREIERILGVSHVSIMNWVKKYNIKRPYNSKYHSTYKILNATELGVYFSNSENIKGAGVVVTELGDKFMLIKWERFKD is encoded by the coding sequence ATGACTATAGATTTATGTCCAAATTGCAGTTCAGATAGCTACATTAAAAGTGGTATTGTTAATAATAGGCAACGCTATAAATGTAAAAAATGCAATTACTTTTTTACGGTAAATAAGATTGGAAAGAAAATAGACGATTATTATGTAAACAAATCTTTACAGCTATATTTAGAAGGATTGACCTATCGAGAGATAGAGCGCATCTTAGGGGTGTCTCATGTAAGTATTATGAATTGGGTAAAAAAATACAACATAAAAAGACCTTACAATTCTAAATATCATTCTACGTATAAAATTTTAAATGCTACAGAACTAGGTGTTTATTTCAGTAATTCAGAAAATATAAAGGGAGCAGGAGTTGTGGTTACAGAGTTAGGTGATAAGTTTATGTTGATTAAATGGGAGCGTTTTAAAGATTAG
- a CDS encoding sulfite exporter TauE/SafE family protein: MLIESFFTYWHIILLFFTVAILYSSVGFGGGSSYLAILALTGIVFTQIRATALLCNIVVVSGNVFFFYHQKKIDWKKVIPLILLSVPFAFLGGKLKINQNFFFILLGFTLLFAAITMWISKKIITSDEKKATSNSLKNASFGGIIGFISGMVGIGGGIFLAPLLHLTNWDTPKKIAATASIFIFVNSIAGLLGQYSNPDFIIDWHLTSVLLITVFIGGQIGSRMSNNYFTPIQLKKATAILIAFVSIRILLKYLPF, encoded by the coding sequence TTGCTTATAGAATCCTTTTTTACGTATTGGCACATCATATTACTATTCTTTACAGTTGCAATTTTATATTCTTCTGTTGGTTTTGGTGGCGGCTCTAGCTATTTAGCTATTTTAGCATTAACAGGAATCGTATTTACCCAAATTAGAGCAACTGCTTTGTTGTGTAATATTGTTGTAGTCTCTGGAAACGTATTTTTCTTTTATCATCAAAAAAAGATTGATTGGAAAAAAGTAATTCCGCTTATTTTACTCAGTGTTCCTTTTGCATTTTTAGGAGGAAAATTAAAAATCAATCAAAATTTCTTTTTTATTTTATTAGGATTTACGCTTCTTTTTGCGGCAATTACTATGTGGATTTCTAAAAAAATAATTACTTCAGATGAAAAAAAAGCAACTTCAAACTCTCTTAAAAATGCAAGTTTTGGAGGTATAATTGGTTTCATCTCTGGAATGGTTGGTATTGGCGGCGGTATTTTTTTAGCACCTTTATTACATTTAACCAACTGGGACACGCCTAAAAAAATTGCAGCAACTGCAAGTATTTTTATTTTTGTAAACTCTATTGCAGGGTTGTTGGGACAATATTCTAATCCGGATTTTATAATTGATTGGCACTTAACTTCTGTTTTATTAATTACCGTTTTTATTGGCGGACAAATTGGTAGCAGAATGAGCAATAACTACTTTACGCCTATTCAACTTAAAAAAGCAACTGCAATTTTAATTGCTTTTGTGAGTATCAGGATTTTATTAAAATATCTTCCATTTTAA
- a CDS encoding aldehyde dehydrogenase family protein: MSYSKPKFKDKYHNFINGKFVAPIGGQYFDNTSPIDNSFIAKYPRSQKEDVELALDAANAAKEAWGNTSATERATLLNKVADIIEANLEEFALVETCDNGKPIRETLNADVPLAVDHWRYFAACIRSEEGGASELDQHTLSLTIKEPLGVVGQIIPWNFPLLMLSWKLPPALVTGNCVVLKPAEQTPATATLLMEKIADVFPPGVINIVHGFGPEAGKPLASSAKVDKVAFTGETTTGQLIMQYASKNLNPVTMELGGKSPNVFFNSVMDHDDAYLDKAIEGAVLFAFNQGEVCTAPSRILVQEDIYDAFMKRVVERTNAIIQDNPYDVNTMVGAQASKDQYEKIQSYIEIGKEEGAKVLTGGSANALEGNLANGFYIKPTILEGHNKMRVFQEEIFGPVVCVTKFKDEAEALEIANDTLYGLGAGVWTRDAHQLYQIPRAIKAGRVWVNCYHAYPAHAPFGGYKKSGFGRENHVMMLNYYRQTKNMLISYDKNKLGFF; this comes from the coding sequence ATGAGTTATTCAAAACCGAAATTTAAAGACAAGTATCACAATTTTATCAATGGGAAATTTGTAGCTCCAATTGGAGGTCAGTATTTTGATAATACATCACCAATTGATAATAGTTTTATAGCAAAATATCCTCGTTCGCAAAAAGAAGATGTAGAGTTGGCTTTAGATGCAGCCAATGCCGCAAAAGAAGCGTGGGGAAATACATCTGCTACAGAAAGAGCTACCCTATTAAATAAAGTAGCAGATATTATTGAAGCTAATTTAGAAGAATTTGCGTTGGTAGAAACGTGTGACAACGGAAAACCAATTCGAGAAACTTTAAACGCAGATGTGCCTTTAGCGGTAGATCATTGGCGCTACTTTGCAGCTTGTATTCGTTCTGAAGAAGGAGGAGCTTCTGAATTAGATCAACATACATTATCATTAACTATTAAAGAGCCGTTAGGAGTTGTTGGGCAAATTATTCCTTGGAATTTTCCTTTATTAATGTTGTCTTGGAAATTACCACCAGCTTTAGTTACTGGTAATTGTGTTGTTTTAAAACCAGCAGAACAAACACCTGCAACAGCTACTTTATTAATGGAAAAAATAGCCGATGTTTTTCCGCCTGGAGTTATAAATATTGTACATGGTTTTGGTCCGGAAGCAGGAAAACCACTAGCATCTAGTGCAAAAGTAGATAAGGTTGCGTTTACGGGAGAAACCACAACAGGTCAATTAATTATGCAATATGCTTCTAAAAACTTAAATCCGGTAACGATGGAATTAGGAGGGAAATCTCCAAATGTATTTTTTAATTCTGTTATGGATCATGATGATGCGTATCTAGACAAAGCGATTGAAGGTGCTGTTTTATTTGCATTTAATCAAGGAGAAGTATGTACCGCTCCTTCTAGAATTTTAGTGCAAGAAGATATTTACGATGCGTTTATGAAACGTGTTGTAGAAAGAACGAATGCAATCATTCAAGACAATCCTTACGATGTAAATACTATGGTAGGGGCGCAAGCATCAAAAGATCAATACGAAAAAATACAATCTTATATAGAAATTGGTAAAGAAGAAGGAGCAAAAGTGCTAACCGGTGGTTCTGCTAATGCATTAGAAGGGAATTTAGCAAACGGATTCTACATTAAGCCAACTATTTTAGAAGGACATAATAAAATGCGAGTCTTCCAAGAAGAAATTTTTGGTCCCGTAGTTTGTGTTACAAAGTTTAAAGACGAAGCAGAAGCTTTAGAAATTGCAAATGATACTCTTTATGGTTTAGGAGCCGGAGTTTGGACGCGAGATGCACATCAATTATATCAAATTCCAAGAGCTATAAAAGCCGGTAGAGTTTGGGTAAATTGTTATCATGCATATCCTGCACATGCACCTTTCGGTGGATATAAAAAATCTGGTTTTGGTAGAGAAAACCATGTTATGATGCTTAATTACTATCGTCAGACTAAAAACATGTTAATTTCTTATGATAAAAATAAATTAGGTTTCTTTTAG